Genomic window (Cucumis sativus cultivar 9930 chromosome 2, Cucumber_9930_V3, whole genome shotgun sequence):
ACGTGAATGTTGCAGCATTGCCACtttaaatcaaacataaaaagtatCAATATCAGTAGTTGATAATCTATAATCAAATGCCATGACGACAAAAAAAGGtgtattttaagtttagtAAATAAATGATCTCACCCCTCTCATCCGATCATGAAAAACAGGAGGTCCGGGGTGGTAACTGCAGGCAGTGTCATGATTCTCCATCTCTGTGAAAGTTTTACCACAACCCTTATTCTTGCAGATCTGAGGTTCATTcataccaatttttttttttttttgagggGCCTGAGTATCGGTATTGCTTGCACCAGGTATAGTTGAGGTTTCATTAATAGATTTGTTATTGCCTTTAATTTGTGTACCTAAGATTCAAACTTGGATTAAATTGCAATGTTAACATTCAGGAGAATTGCCAAATAAGGATACCAAACTCATCTGCAGATATAGCATAAAATCCAGGTACGGTACTCCAagatacaaattgaaaaaaagtaaaaagatgCGCTTACCATGGTCTGAACAGAAGAAACCTTGCTGACACCTAGCACATAACTCTTTCCCTAATGTATTTGTCATGGAAGAAGGAGGACTTGGCTTCTTAACACCAGTGGTTGGCTTGGTCAAAACTGGCTTTTCAGTTGTATGTTTTCCGGTCTTgcatctttattaaaaaaagtcaacAAAAACTACAACTTTGATTCAACTTAAAAGGCTTTCGAAGACCAACCTTAGCTTTTAATATCATCCATCTAAGTCTTAAACATGAAAGGTATTCTCACTTGTATAAATTGTAGATAGATTTACAGAAATGAAAATCAGAAAAACAAGAATGTATTCTATGCGGAAGAACATGTCATACTTGTCACAAAAAAGCATTATGAAAACAACACAAACCTTCCAGAGTCCAAATGAAAAACCATATAAACAGGGAATAATTCATGTCATTAAACCATTGTGTGTGGCTTAACAGTCAACACGAGCCAATGCAAATAGTTTTGATGGAACAAGTTTAAGTTACCCAAGAATTTAATATCCTACTAGTTTTCTTAGAAGCCAAATGTAGTAGGATCAAATAATTCTTAGGCAAAAACATTATCGAGGAGCAAAGTGACAGCACAAAAAAGTCACACCCACCCATCTTTCAGAATATGATGGGTAATGAAGAAGTACGTGAATCTGTTGCACATCAGGGTATGACAGGACCCAAAGCCGGAAATTGAGTACAAAAATGATTATACGATCCGTAGCAAAATTGATGCATCTAAAACATAAGAGTAAATAGTCTTGAGTGTCTGGATACCAATACTTGGTTCATATTTAGAATTGCCCTGAAAAAAACTACTATTTGTACAAAAGTAATATGTATATTCTAGGAAAGTGTCGGAATGGAATCAACAAACATCAGTTCATATCAATTATGCATGGAAACAGTGTAGCATTCCaattaaaaatacaagaatGAAAAAGATCTGACCCTGGAATCTCTAAAAATAAGCTGAAGTCGTGGCTTCTTTTCTTGCAACAGCTCCATTCTTTCATCCCATCATGAAATATAGGCTGCAAAAGATATTTCAACTTACCttctctcaaatatatatttaaagaaaaacataatcCTTGTATGAAAACAAACTAAGATATTCTTGAGAGCCAATAGGTCGATGTGAACTTACTCCCTGGGAACAATGGAGACCACAAATTTCAACCAAGCCCGTGGCCGCATGGCAAGTAAAGGGAAAAAGACAATTAGTAAAGTACACATTACGCAGCAAAGGAACAAGACAACATAACTTGTTGAGGAAAGAAACATGTTATTactaaataattgttttttattatttttttataagcaACAAAGGTTAAATATTCACCAGTAGAGCCAAAAGAACAGCCTAAGAGCAGGGTAGAGGGAACCCCTCCCAGCTAAACAAGAAGAGCCCTCCAACCGTTAATAATCATAAGACTAATTACAAGGGAAACCCTTGTTTTTAGTTGAACTAAGAGTACAATCATATACACAACATCAAGTACTACCAACATGAGCTTGGTAGGAAGAAAAGGGTATTTCAAGCACAATTTGCAACAGGAGAGCAACAGAGTTAATTGCCCACCCCAAAGCCTACGATTGCTCAATTTCAGAAACCTCAAATGGAAAATGTATGCAATATGGTTGACCAACTTTTGGATCCCTGGAGGTTGTAGCTGAAATCTCACAGCATTGAGTAATAAGGAAATTaatcattctttctcaatGTGCAGTCATCATAGGATTACAGATGGATACATCGATATCATTATCAACAAATATTTCTcgtaataaaaaaagtaataaagtTATATGAATCACTAATTAAGTTGTCTTTGCTTTCAAACTACATAATGCATCTTGTTATTAgcattcatattcatattggAATTAAATAGATGAAtcttttttgagttttgtgtatttataaaagatatcGGAGATATCAATTAATCCTAATCGATGTAGAACCTTCCGACTTAAGGATACATTGATGGATATATCGATATATCCATGAATATTTCAATCTTTGTCATAGTTGACATTAGGCAATTGTAGAAGTTCATGAAGTAAAGGGGCCACCAATGATTGACTTGGCCAAGTCAGGTTTGCACCTCCAGTGACTTTTATCCCAACATAGTCAAAATTCATCTTGGAAACCACCAATGGTCTAAGAAGTATGAGCACGGGCACAGGACACGAGATATGACACGCACCAATTTTGAAGCTGTAGAGCACGACACGTCGAGGACacgttattttttttgtttttttggataagaaacatgtatattcatataacaaaagagAGCAACCTAAGGGCAAGGGACAAGAGGGCCCTCcccaaaaaactaaaaaatgacggccttccaattgttgaaaacCATAGtaaggctataattacaaaagtgtttggtgtaattcgtactccaccaagaAGCTATGTGTTGCAACACaatccaaaaagaatcaaaagaattatagctatcttaaaaaattctaCCATTCCCTTCTTTCCAAATGCACCACAAAAGGGACCAGATAGCACATCTCCATAAGATGTTTCCTTTCAGGCTATAACCTCTAATGTTGAGCCCTTCAATCAACCAACTATCAACCTTACCAGGAAGACAAAactccaaataaaaaattctaaacaaaGTGTTCCAAGCTTTCCTAGTAAAGAGACAATGCAAAAATAAGTGGTCTGGGGTCTCCTCTTCTTTGAAACAAAGGCAGCACATCGAGGGGCTGAGCATTTTGTGCATGAATTCTTTTTGGAGTTTCTCGTGTGTGTTAAGACTTCTATGGGCGAGCGACCATAAAAagaatttcacattttttggGATTTTAGTCTTCCATATGTGACGAATCAAAGGAATAGCAATGCAGCGGGATTTCATTTAAGACTATCACCACCATTTGAGGGGGGCCAAGAATGAAGAATTTCCAGAATTGAGGCCACATTGTCAAGCTCTTTATCGAGCACATTTCTTCTAAGGCCCAAGTTCCACAAGTGAGTAACAATACACCAACAATCAGCCACAAAAGCATCCTTGTTCAATAACAAGGAGAACAAGTTGGGAAATTTTCCTGCGAGTGGTTCCACACCACATCGATTGGCTTCCAAAATCTAATTTTGGTTCCTTTTTCCAGCAAACAAGCCAAGAATTTAAAGGTCTCCTTGTGCTTCGAAATACCAGCCAATAACCTATAATACCTTCCCTTGTTCAGATCTTTAGTAGACCACCCACTCCCCTCTAAGTTATAGATGGCCACAATTAAGCGCCTCCATAAAGAGGCTTGTTCCTCACTAAACCTCCAAAGCCATTTAGTGAGAAGAGCAATGTTCTTTTGCCTAAGCGAGCCAATCCCAAGGCCACCATAACAGATCGGGCGAGAAGTACAATCCCATTTGACAAGGTGGGAGACTGAATTAGTAGATCCTCATGTCCAAACAAAATTCCTAATCATCTTTTCTAATCTATTTATAACACCCGGAGCTTGAGCAagggaaaataaataacaagaaaGACTATTGCATAAGAGTTAACCTGTGTTAAACTTGATAGTATggggttccatctcaaaatcaattggcTATGTGAGGAGTAGCCCATCTACCTTATATGGAGTATGAGTTCCCttggttttttcaatgtgggactctcaacttctccaacaACCTGTCCCCTTTGGAGAGGAACACATTAGGAcacgttttttttaaatacagacacacacacatatatgtgTGTACATATATATGCGTATAACATCAAaagatttaaacataaaatgcgttagtttttttattaattgttaaaataatatttttttaagtaataaataataaaagaggaaagggcatttaaaagagaaaagtcaaaacccatttttaaaaaatccaatGCGGAAGGGATGTCAAAAAGCCCAATTAAGAGTAAAAGCCCTAACCTGTTCCctctattattttctttgacatCCACGAAGCCCTCTCATCTCTCCTCCCTCATTTTGTTTTCCCCCTTTCCAAAGTTCCTCCTTGATTCTTCTCAACGACATTGATTCCTCCCTTTGCCATCGCTTAGTCAAATCAATGTTGTTGACGCCAACCACGCCTCACCAACGTGGCCATGCTCCCCTCCTTTCACCGTCGCTCAACTGGATACaaagtttaatgtttttatttttttcctaaaaaactGCAGCTTGTTGCATCTTGAGGTGTCGCTTGTCATGTCTAGCCATGTCGAGGCATGTCCTGTCGCGTCCTGTCGTGTCGtacattaaaaatttaaaaataaaataacagaCATGCCAACTAGTGTATCAAGCACGTGTCCGAGGTGTGTCAGAGCATGTCAGCATTCGACATGTGTCTAACACCAACACTTGCCCATTTTAAGAGTGCCCATGCTTCATAGCCAATGGCTTTAAAGTTGAGAGAGATCGAGGCTTGTCCATTAGTTAAGAAACTATTAGCACTTGCAGAGCCTAAACTTAGAAATCAACTCTATCAAGAAGGAATATGACCAAAAAACTTTAATGGCTTGGGAGCATAAATTTGTCATGGACCCAACATTTATTGGCTTCATTTTGAGACAGATTGGGG
Coding sequences:
- the LOC101205090 gene encoding cysteine and histidine-rich domain-containing protein RAR1 isoform X2; the encoded protein is MEHQIVRVPCQRIGCNALFTEDDNPEGSCQYHDSPIFHDGMKEWSCCKKRSHDFSLFLEIPGCKTGKHTTEKPVLTKPTTGVKKPSPPSSMTNTLGKELCARCQQGFFCSDHGTQIKGNNKSINETSTIPGASNTDTQAPQKKKKIGMNEPQICKNKGCGKTFTEMENHDTACSYHPGPPVFHDRMRGWQCCNIHVKEFDEFMDIAPCSRGWHNAGPA
- the LOC101205090 gene encoding cysteine and histidine-rich domain-containing protein RAR1 isoform X1; its protein translation is MEHQIVRVPCQRIGCNALFTEDDNPEGSCQYHDSGPIFHDGMKEWSCCKKRSHDFSLFLEIPGCKTGKHTTEKPVLTKPTTGVKKPSPPSSMTNTLGKELCARCQQGFFCSDHGTQIKGNNKSINETSTIPGASNTDTQAPQKKKKIGMNEPQICKNKGCGKTFTEMENHDTACSYHPGPPVFHDRMRGWQCCNIHVKEFDEFMDIAPCSRGWHNAGPA